The following proteins come from a genomic window of Salvia hispanica cultivar TCC Black 2014 chromosome 4, UniMelb_Shisp_WGS_1.0, whole genome shotgun sequence:
- the LOC125185594 gene encoding cyclin-dependent kinase inhibitor 6-like, with protein sequence MRKSIPREDMQISLYCVFGDAELASSPDLEAARSGREISTSACVNFSEATRQVVVKEKLKSVGKTPSAAELEDFFTEAEDYVQRRFAQKYNYDIVKDAPIQGGRYQWVPNPTHI encoded by the exons ATGCGGAAGAGCATACCTAGGGAAGATATGCAAATAAGCTTGTACTGCGTGTTCGGGGATGCAGAATTGGCATCGTCTCCAGATCTGGAG GCTGCGCGGTCCGGAAGGGAGATTTCCACGTCCGCCTGCGTTAATTTTag TGAGGCAACAAGGCAAGTTGTGGTGAAAGAGAAGCTAAAATCAGTGGGAAAAACGCCATCGGCGGCTGAGCTGGAGGACTTCTTTACGGAGGCAGAAGACTACGTCCAGAGGCGATTTGCTCAAAA GTACAACTATGACATAGTGAAGGATGCTCCAATACAGGGAGGGAGGTACCAGTGGGTTCCTAATCCTACTCACATTTAG
- the LOC125219099 gene encoding uncharacterized protein LOC125219099 isoform X2 yields the protein MVLIQSELPFLCRKRKTNGRRPGKLVDVQLEVLLRVFESYRCRVKKPMIISSLLRSLMEECACNPVRYFAILSTQRSGSGWFETLLNSHVNISSNGEIFSVKVRRSNISTILETLDRVYNLDWHSSASKNECTAAVGLKWMLNQGLMQHHEEIADYFNSKGVSTIFLFRRNFLRRMVSILGNSYDQKAKPLNGTHKSHVHSTQEAEILARYKPTIDTKLLIPDLEQVEDLVTRSLQYFNSTRHIILYYENIRNNQTKLVDVQEFLKVPQRNLSSRQVKIHKGALSSQIENWEEVERTLKGTRYEHFLEDDYKVDM from the exons ATGGTGCTGATTCAATCTGAGCTGCCCTTTTTATGCCGTAAACGCAAAACTAATGGCAGACGCCCTG GCAAATTGGTGGACGTTCAGCTGGAAGTTCTTCTCCGAGTATTCGAGTCGTACAGATGTCGTGTGAAGAAGCCAATGATCATATCCTCCCTTCTGAGAAGCCTTAT GGAGGAATGTGCGTGCAATCCTGTTCGATACTTTGCAATTCTGTCCACTCAGAGGTCTGGGAGCGGGTGGTTTGAGACGCTGTTGAACAGCCATGTCAACATAAGCTCCAACGGGGAGATATTCTCAGTGAAGGTCCGGAGGAGTAACATATCGACAATTCTAGAGACTTTGGACCGAGTTTATAATCTTGACTGGCATTCGAGTGCATCAAAGAATGAATGTACAGCTGCTGTTGGGCTCAAGTGGATGCTCAACCAG GGATTGATGCAGCATCATGAAGAAATAGCTGACTACTTCAACTCCAAAGGTGTctcaacaatttttcttttcaggaGGAATTTCTTACGTCGTATGGTTTCCATACTTGGAAATTCATATGACCAGAAAGCCAAGCCTCTGAATGGGACACATAAATCTCATGTGCACTCGACCCAGGAG GCTGAGATACTGGCTAGATACAAACCAACTATAGATACAAAGCTGCTTATACCTGATCTCGAGCAAGTGGAAGACCTGGTTACGAGATCATTGCAGTATTTTAACAGCACTCGACATATAATCCTCTACTACGAGAACATAAGAAACAACCAAACA aAACTGGTGGATGTTCAAGAGTTCTTGAAGGTTCCACAACGAAACCTAAGTAGTCGACAAGTGAAGATACACAAAGGAGCTTTATCCTCTCAGATTGAAAACTGGGAGGAGGTTGAGAGGACATTGAAGGGAACGCGTTATGAACATTTCCTAGAAGACGATTACAAGGTAGATATGTAA
- the LOC125219099 gene encoding uncharacterized protein LOC125219099 isoform X1, with protein sequence MADALDSLMIIRPSKKKPLVLRMVVLIIAVASSIYICSICLRQIGGRSAGSSSPSIRVVQMSCEEANDHILPSEKPYVHFPKPNTFSREECACNPVRYFAILSTQRSGSGWFETLLNSHVNISSNGEIFSVKVRRSNISTILETLDRVYNLDWHSSASKNECTAAVGLKWMLNQGLMQHHEEIADYFNSKGVSTIFLFRRNFLRRMVSILGNSYDQKAKPLNGTHKSHVHSTQEAEILARYKPTIDTKLLIPDLEQVEDLVTRSLQYFNSTRHIILYYENIRNNQTKLVDVQEFLKVPQRNLSSRQVKIHKGALSSQIENWEEVERTLKGTRYEHFLEDDYKVDM encoded by the exons ATGGCAGACGCCCTG GATAGCTTGATGATTATCAGACCTTCTAAGAAAAAACCCCTGGTATTGAGGATGGTGGTTTTGATTATCGCAGTGGCATCTAGTATTTACATATGCTCAATCTGTCTTAGGCAAATTGGTGGACGTTCAGCTGGAAGTTCTTCTCCGAGTATTCGAGTCGTACAGATGTCGTGTGAAGAAGCCAATGATCATATCCTCCCTTCTGAGAAGCCTTATGTTCATTTCCCCAAACCAAACACTTTCAGCAG GGAGGAATGTGCGTGCAATCCTGTTCGATACTTTGCAATTCTGTCCACTCAGAGGTCTGGGAGCGGGTGGTTTGAGACGCTGTTGAACAGCCATGTCAACATAAGCTCCAACGGGGAGATATTCTCAGTGAAGGTCCGGAGGAGTAACATATCGACAATTCTAGAGACTTTGGACCGAGTTTATAATCTTGACTGGCATTCGAGTGCATCAAAGAATGAATGTACAGCTGCTGTTGGGCTCAAGTGGATGCTCAACCAG GGATTGATGCAGCATCATGAAGAAATAGCTGACTACTTCAACTCCAAAGGTGTctcaacaatttttcttttcaggaGGAATTTCTTACGTCGTATGGTTTCCATACTTGGAAATTCATATGACCAGAAAGCCAAGCCTCTGAATGGGACACATAAATCTCATGTGCACTCGACCCAGGAG GCTGAGATACTGGCTAGATACAAACCAACTATAGATACAAAGCTGCTTATACCTGATCTCGAGCAAGTGGAAGACCTGGTTACGAGATCATTGCAGTATTTTAACAGCACTCGACATATAATCCTCTACTACGAGAACATAAGAAACAACCAAACA aAACTGGTGGATGTTCAAGAGTTCTTGAAGGTTCCACAACGAAACCTAAGTAGTCGACAAGTGAAGATACACAAAGGAGCTTTATCCTCTCAGATTGAAAACTGGGAGGAGGTTGAGAGGACATTGAAGGGAACGCGTTATGAACATTTCCTAGAAGACGATTACAAGGTAGATATGTAA
- the LOC125219099 gene encoding uncharacterized protein LOC125219099 isoform X3: MSCEEANDHILPSEKPYVHFPKPNTFSREECACNPVRYFAILSTQRSGSGWFETLLNSHVNISSNGEIFSVKVRRSNISTILETLDRVYNLDWHSSASKNECTAAVGLKWMLNQGLMQHHEEIADYFNSKGVSTIFLFRRNFLRRMVSILGNSYDQKAKPLNGTHKSHVHSTQEAEILARYKPTIDTKLLIPDLEQVEDLVTRSLQYFNSTRHIILYYENIRNNQTKLVDVQEFLKVPQRNLSSRQVKIHKGALSSQIENWEEVERTLKGTRYEHFLEDDYKVDM; encoded by the exons ATGTCGTGTGAAGAAGCCAATGATCATATCCTCCCTTCTGAGAAGCCTTATGTTCATTTCCCCAAACCAAACACTTTCAGCAG GGAGGAATGTGCGTGCAATCCTGTTCGATACTTTGCAATTCTGTCCACTCAGAGGTCTGGGAGCGGGTGGTTTGAGACGCTGTTGAACAGCCATGTCAACATAAGCTCCAACGGGGAGATATTCTCAGTGAAGGTCCGGAGGAGTAACATATCGACAATTCTAGAGACTTTGGACCGAGTTTATAATCTTGACTGGCATTCGAGTGCATCAAAGAATGAATGTACAGCTGCTGTTGGGCTCAAGTGGATGCTCAACCAG GGATTGATGCAGCATCATGAAGAAATAGCTGACTACTTCAACTCCAAAGGTGTctcaacaatttttcttttcaggaGGAATTTCTTACGTCGTATGGTTTCCATACTTGGAAATTCATATGACCAGAAAGCCAAGCCTCTGAATGGGACACATAAATCTCATGTGCACTCGACCCAGGAG GCTGAGATACTGGCTAGATACAAACCAACTATAGATACAAAGCTGCTTATACCTGATCTCGAGCAAGTGGAAGACCTGGTTACGAGATCATTGCAGTATTTTAACAGCACTCGACATATAATCCTCTACTACGAGAACATAAGAAACAACCAAACA aAACTGGTGGATGTTCAAGAGTTCTTGAAGGTTCCACAACGAAACCTAAGTAGTCGACAAGTGAAGATACACAAAGGAGCTTTATCCTCTCAGATTGAAAACTGGGAGGAGGTTGAGAGGACATTGAAGGGAACGCGTTATGAACATTTCCTAGAAGACGATTACAAGGTAGATATGTAA
- the LOC125221260 gene encoding conserved oligomeric Golgi complex subunit 7-like: MRHCLAAVGEVAEFVNIRKQLEVLEDRLDTMVQPRLTDALNYKKANVAQEMRGILIRIERFKSLENYYTKVHLRPIKKLWEDFDSKQQSSKLASEKNEVEQISRSVDSNGPTLSFARWLPSFYDELLLYLEQEWKWCILAFPEDYKTLVPKLLTEIMASIYTSFVSRVNLATGDVVPETKALAKGHSQSSFVVFSFCLWIEPYSFLRLTMLFCILSLFVKKWANALMNVRQSKQ, from the exons ATGAGACACTGTCTTGCTGCTGTTGGGGAG GTTGCTGAATTTGTTAATATAAGGAAGCAGCTTGAAGTTTTAGAAGATAGACTGGACACAATGGTTCAGCCTCGTCTCACAGACGCATTGAACTACAAAAAG GCTAATGTCGCTCAAGAAATGCGGGGAATCCTCATTAGAATTGAGAGATTTAAGTCTTTAGAAAATTACTACACAAAAGTCCACCTCAGACCCATAAAGAAGCTATGGGAAGATTTTGACTCAAAGCAACAATCCAGTAAACTTGCAAGTGAAAAGAATGAAGTGGAACAGATTTCACGAAGTGTGGATTCGAATGGGCCAACACTATCTTTTGCACGATGGTTACCGAGTTTCTACGACGAGTTGCTACTTTATCTTGAGCAAGAGTGGAAGTG GTGCATTCTCGCTTTCCCTGAAGATTACAAAACTCTTGTTCCTAAATTGTTGACTGAGATAATGGCATCCATCTATACAAGTTTTGTATCTCGTGTTAATCTAGCTACTGGTGATGTTGTCCCTGAGACTAAAGCATTGGCAAAGGGTCATTCTCAATCttcttttgttgttttcaGTTTCTGTCTCTGGATTGAACCCTACAGTTTTCTTAGACTCACTATGTTGTTTTGCATCTTAAGTTTATTTGTGAAGAAATGGGCCAACGCGTTGATGAACGTGCGCCAAAGTAAACAATGA